In the genome of Streptomyces sp. V2I9, one region contains:
- a CDS encoding ABC transporter permease yields MTILTNKADKIDRLAELTQSSEAVTGNSLWREAFRRMRSSKMAIIGAVIIGAFVLVAIVGPMLAPHGPTAQNWRSEVFPNQGKFVGMRGENWFGLDHLGRDMFSRWLVGARQTLLVGVVSMLIGLIVGALVGVLSGAAATLGGKAGQRVDTVIMRCTDIMLSLPSLLLAVSIAAVLGQSLTTVMIAVGVVQIPIFARLLRGSMLVQGGADYVLAAKAVGIRRKRIVLTQILPNSLSPVIVQATLSLATAIIEAAALSYLGLGNPDPAVPEWGVMLSQAQRFFDNEPMMAAYPAIGIIITALGFTLLGEAMREALDPKLRG; encoded by the coding sequence GGCCGTCACCGGCAACAGCCTGTGGCGCGAGGCGTTCCGCCGGATGCGCTCCAGCAAGATGGCGATCATCGGCGCGGTCATCATCGGCGCGTTCGTCCTCGTCGCCATCGTCGGGCCCATGCTCGCCCCGCACGGCCCCACCGCCCAGAACTGGCGCAGCGAGGTCTTTCCCAACCAGGGCAAGTTCGTCGGCATGCGCGGCGAGAACTGGTTCGGCCTGGACCACCTGGGCCGCGACATGTTCTCCCGCTGGCTCGTCGGGGCCCGGCAGACGCTGCTCGTCGGCGTCGTCTCCATGCTCATCGGCCTGATCGTCGGCGCCCTGGTCGGCGTGCTCTCCGGAGCCGCCGCCACCCTCGGCGGCAAGGCCGGACAGCGCGTCGACACCGTGATCATGCGCTGCACCGACATCATGCTGTCGCTGCCCTCGCTGCTGCTCGCCGTCTCCATCGCCGCCGTGCTCGGCCAGTCGCTGACCACCGTGATGATCGCCGTGGGTGTCGTCCAGATCCCCATCTTCGCCCGCCTGCTGCGCGGTTCGATGCTGGTGCAGGGCGGCGCCGATTACGTGCTCGCCGCGAAGGCGGTCGGCATCCGGCGCAAGCGGATCGTGCTCACGCAGATCCTGCCGAACTCGCTGAGCCCCGTGATCGTCCAGGCCACGCTGAGCCTGGCGACCGCGATCATCGAGGCCGCGGCCCTGTCGTACCTGGGCCTCGGCAACCCCGACCCGGCCGTTCCCGAGTGGGGCGTGATGCTCTCCCAGGCGCAGCGCTTCTTCGACAACGAGCCGATGATGGCCGCCTATCCGGCCATCGGGATCATCATCACCGCCCTCGGCTTCACCCTGCTCGGCGAGGCCATGCGCGAAGCCCTCGACCCGAAGTTGCGAGGCTGA